The Allorhodopirellula heiligendammensis genome includes a window with the following:
- a CDS encoding sulfatase-like hydrolase/transferase: protein MQLNGLGFYPACFYPALRIALLLTAIVPVTSGACLGKSPNIVFVLTDDQAPWAMGWAVKEGQYVGVPPAVTPNMDRLAREGMTFTNFFCTTPVCSPSRASLATGRYASEWGIDDFIPMPGHILFDARHQVALDPAASTTFAEVLQSAGYYTGLVGKWHLGDWTFAGNEKFHPTNQGFDYFMGLYSGGTTPDDPVLEKDGKEQKFAGLTTDILTDHAIQFIEDSQQQSDPFLLCLHTRAPHGRWLPVAPEDWEPYEQLDPEIPNPDYPDLNVKKVKRDMREYLASTSGVDRNLGRVLDKLDELDIADDTIVIFTSDHGYNMGHNGIVHKGNGIWATRTKPPGEFHHGTRVISDKYRPNMYDLSLKVPAIIRWPGVTSPGSVTDNTVTSLDLYPTLLTMAGVQPPEDLIIRGRDLTEMLSGKTVNDWDQDYFGQYSMIHYAVATMRCYRTPRYKLIRDFHNAGRDEFFDLESDPAESNNLIDDPDPQIQHVIARLHEKLLARMEEIKDPALDQFAH, encoded by the coding sequence ATGCAGCTCAACGGTCTTGGTTTCTACCCAGCTTGTTTCTACCCAGCTTTACGGATCGCTCTCCTCTTAACAGCGATCGTACCGGTGACGTCGGGAGCGTGTCTCGGTAAGTCACCCAATATTGTGTTCGTGCTCACTGACGACCAAGCCCCGTGGGCAATGGGATGGGCCGTTAAGGAGGGGCAGTACGTGGGGGTTCCGCCCGCAGTGACGCCGAACATGGACCGGCTGGCTCGTGAAGGGATGACATTCACCAACTTCTTTTGCACCACGCCGGTCTGCAGTCCATCACGGGCGTCCTTGGCGACAGGACGATACGCGAGCGAATGGGGTATCGACGACTTTATCCCCATGCCGGGGCACATTCTATTTGATGCTCGGCACCAGGTCGCGCTCGACCCGGCCGCTTCGACTACGTTCGCCGAGGTACTGCAATCCGCCGGATATTATACCGGCTTGGTAGGTAAGTGGCATCTTGGTGACTGGACGTTTGCGGGCAATGAAAAGTTTCATCCTACGAATCAGGGCTTTGACTATTTCATGGGACTCTACTCCGGAGGCACCACCCCTGATGATCCGGTCCTCGAAAAGGATGGGAAGGAGCAAAAGTTTGCAGGTTTGACCACTGATATTCTGACTGACCACGCCATCCAATTTATTGAAGACTCGCAGCAACAAAGCGATCCGTTTTTATTGTGTTTGCACACCCGAGCGCCCCACGGTCGTTGGCTACCGGTGGCACCCGAGGACTGGGAACCGTACGAGCAGCTGGATCCTGAGATCCCCAACCCTGATTATCCGGACTTGAATGTCAAGAAGGTCAAACGCGACATGCGGGAGTACTTGGCCAGCACGAGTGGAGTGGATCGGAATCTTGGTCGCGTGCTTGATAAGTTAGATGAGTTGGATATCGCCGATGACACCATTGTCATTTTCACGTCGGATCATGGCTACAACATGGGGCACAACGGAATTGTTCATAAGGGCAACGGTATTTGGGCAACGCGTACTAAGCCTCCTGGAGAGTTTCATCATGGCACGCGAGTCATCTCGGATAAGTATCGGCCAAACATGTATGATCTCTCGCTGAAGGTGCCCGCAATCATCCGCTGGCCGGGAGTCACCTCTCCAGGCAGTGTCACTGACAATACTGTGACCAGTCTCGATCTTTATCCAACACTCTTGACGATGGCCGGAGTGCAGCCTCCTGAAGATCTTATTATTCGCGGTCGTGATTTGACAGAGATGTTGTCTGGCAAGACGGTCAACGATTGGGACCAGGATTACTTTGGTCAGTACAGCATGATTCACTACGCCGTCGCCACGATGCGTTGCTATCGCACGCCACGCTATAAATTAATTCGGGACTTTCACAATGCGGGGCGTGACGAGTTCTTTGATCTGGAATCAGATCCTGCTGAATCGAATAACCTTATAGATGATCCCGACCCCCAAATTCAGCACGTCATCGCACGGCTACATGAGAAGCTACTGGCGAGGATGGAAGAAATTAAAGATCCTGCTCTGGACCAATTCGCACACTAA
- a CDS encoding DUF1552 domain-containing protein translates to MKSQTTQFNFQQQLHRRAVLRGSGVAMGLPWLSAMRSAFARESDGDDRPRQQPLRFMSVTVGLGLVSENWMPQDEGKQFTPSRYLRSLSDLRDRLTVASGVSHPDVTGGHRAEASILTGTPMGSAGRAVNTISIDQLLAKHLGNATRFPSLVLATGGSNSPCYTESGATITPTTSAATLFADLFIDDSQQERTKQAARVRQGRSIMDVVAEDARSLQRTLGRGDRDRLDAYFTSVRGLEQRMQQSEAWARRPKPEVDADQPIDVRNPNDLIGRFKTMCDVVKLALQTDSSRFITLHLPGTGGVVPIDGVDQAYHSLSHHGLDETKLSQLAIVEEAIVSQWGDFMRSLAQVDDAHGSLLDDTTSMLTSNLGNASNHSNQNMPVMIGGGPFSHAGHLAFSQKNNYPLANFYVSVLQKFGLEIDQFASSTGTMNGLS, encoded by the coding sequence ATGAAATCGCAAACGACTCAGTTTAATTTCCAGCAGCAGCTGCATCGTCGGGCAGTTCTACGCGGCAGCGGCGTGGCGATGGGCTTGCCCTGGCTATCGGCGATGCGATCGGCTTTTGCTCGTGAGAGCGATGGCGACGACCGCCCTCGCCAGCAGCCACTACGGTTCATGTCCGTGACGGTGGGACTTGGATTGGTTAGTGAAAACTGGATGCCCCAGGATGAAGGCAAGCAGTTCACTCCCTCTCGCTACTTACGCTCGCTGTCGGATTTGCGTGATCGTCTGACCGTGGCCTCCGGTGTGTCGCACCCTGACGTTACGGGCGGCCACCGGGCGGAGGCAAGCATTTTGACAGGCACACCGATGGGCTCGGCGGGGCGGGCGGTCAATACCATCTCGATCGACCAGTTGCTCGCGAAGCATTTAGGTAACGCCACGCGGTTTCCCTCGCTCGTGCTTGCTACCGGGGGAAGTAATAGCCCTTGCTATACCGAGAGTGGAGCGACGATCACACCGACGACTTCCGCGGCGACATTGTTTGCGGACTTGTTTATTGATGATTCGCAACAGGAGCGTACGAAGCAGGCAGCCCGCGTGCGCCAGGGCCGCAGTATCATGGATGTGGTTGCCGAAGACGCCCGCTCGCTACAGCGCACGCTCGGCCGAGGGGATCGCGATCGACTGGACGCTTATTTCACCAGCGTCCGTGGGCTCGAGCAACGGATGCAGCAATCCGAAGCATGGGCGCGGCGTCCGAAGCCTGAAGTGGATGCGGACCAGCCCATCGATGTCCGGAATCCGAACGACTTGATCGGACGATTCAAAACGATGTGCGATGTTGTGAAGTTGGCGCTGCAGACGGATTCCTCACGCTTCATCACGCTACACCTGCCTGGCACCGGTGGCGTGGTTCCTATTGACGGCGTCGACCAGGCATATCACTCGCTGAGTCACCATGGGCTCGACGAAACGAAGCTTTCGCAGCTGGCGATTGTTGAGGAGGCCATCGTCAGTCAGTGGGGCGACTTCATGCGATCTCTCGCCCAAGTCGATGATGCTCATGGCAGTCTGCTCGACGACACCACCTCGATGTTGACGAGTAACCTCGGCAACGCCTCTAACCACAGCAACCAGAACATGCCCGTGATGATCGGCGGCGGACCTTTCAGCCATGCCGGGCACTTGGCATTCAGCCAGAAGAACAATTACCCACTCGCCAACTTTTACGTCTCCGTGCTGCAGAAGTTCGGATTGGAAATTGACCAATTCGCTAGCAGCACCGGCACCATGAACGGATTGAGCTAA
- a CDS encoding sulfatase family protein: protein MKKYSWSTVSLAVSILLVLSVSVAEAEAGSVERPNLILILADDLGHGDLSCHGSTEVSTPHLDRLASEGVMMTHMRANCTVCSPTRAAILTGKYADRAGVPGVIRTNPDQSWGYLDPNLPTLANSLSDAGYHTAIVGKWHLGLEAPNTPLDRGFDHFHGFLGDMMDDYYTHRRGGLNLMRHDRQTIDPPGHATELFTQWSMEYLSSRSEHHEQPFFLYLPYNAPHFPIQPPALWEAKIRQQFPGLTDARIKNVAFVEHLDDQIGRLLQHVDKLGLRENTVIAFTSDNGGSLPHAQNNDPWRGGKQSHYDGGLRVPCFVRYPPEIEAGTKHDIPVLTFDIAATFMAYAGLEIPEDFDAVDMRHAIAGENVAAEREMYFVRREGGPAYGGKAYHAIVKGKWKLLQNDPYSPLELYDLENDPGEKTNLAGEKKGVVRRLQMDISRHIQQGGATAWQPPSLR, encoded by the coding sequence ATGAAAAAATACTCTTGGTCGACAGTTTCGCTTGCGGTGAGCATCTTGCTCGTCCTTTCGGTTTCAGTTGCGGAAGCTGAAGCAGGATCAGTGGAACGCCCCAACCTGATTCTGATATTGGCTGACGATCTTGGTCATGGCGATTTGTCGTGTCACGGCAGTACCGAGGTAAGTACGCCGCATCTGGATCGACTGGCTTCCGAAGGGGTCATGATGACGCACATGCGCGCGAACTGCACGGTTTGCTCGCCCACGCGAGCAGCAATTTTGACAGGAAAGTATGCCGATCGAGCGGGCGTGCCCGGTGTTATCCGCACCAATCCTGATCAGTCTTGGGGATACCTCGATCCTAACCTACCGACACTGGCCAATTCTCTTTCCGATGCTGGCTATCACACGGCGATTGTCGGAAAATGGCACTTGGGATTGGAGGCTCCTAACACGCCTCTCGACCGTGGCTTCGATCACTTTCACGGATTCCTCGGCGACATGATGGATGACTACTACACCCATCGCCGAGGAGGTCTCAATTTGATGCGTCATGATCGACAGACGATTGATCCGCCAGGCCACGCGACAGAATTGTTTACTCAGTGGTCAATGGAGTATTTGTCTAGCCGATCGGAGCATCATGAGCAGCCCTTCTTTCTGTACCTGCCTTACAACGCACCGCACTTTCCAATTCAGCCGCCGGCGTTGTGGGAGGCCAAGATTCGCCAGCAGTTTCCTGGCCTGACTGATGCACGTATCAAGAATGTGGCCTTTGTAGAACATCTCGACGATCAAATTGGCAGGCTCTTGCAGCACGTCGACAAGCTCGGCCTTCGTGAGAACACGGTGATCGCATTCACATCAGACAACGGTGGATCGTTGCCACATGCGCAGAACAACGATCCTTGGCGAGGCGGCAAGCAAAGTCATTATGACGGTGGTTTGCGAGTGCCGTGTTTCGTTCGGTATCCGCCTGAAATCGAGGCTGGGACCAAACATGACATTCCGGTGCTGACCTTTGATATTGCGGCCACATTCATGGCCTATGCAGGACTCGAAATTCCCGAAGACTTTGATGCCGTCGATATGCGACATGCCATCGCTGGCGAGAACGTCGCAGCCGAGCGAGAGATGTACTTCGTGCGGCGAGAGGGCGGCCCAGCGTATGGTGGCAAAGCCTATCATGCGATCGTCAAAGGCAAATGGAAACTGCTGCAGAATGATCCTTATTCTCCCCTCGAGTTGTATGATCTCGAGAATGATCCCGGTGAGAAAACGAATCTAGCCGGTGAGAAGAAGGGAGTCGTCAGGAGATTGCAAATGGACATCAGTCGACACATCCAGCAGGGCGGAGCGACCGCTTGGCAACCTCCCTCCCTTCGCTAG
- a CDS encoding arylsulfatase, giving the protein MRHITLFLLVSLTWFSQSDALAERPQDAPPNIVLFVADDLGYAELGCYGQKIIRTPRIDEMASQGIRFTNFYSGNAVCAPSRCCLMTGKHPGHAFVRGNANPKHDPEFAKQMGFEFPGQIPIPADEITLAELLQQRGYATGAFGKWGLGHFGTSGDPNTNGFDLFYGYNCQVHAHSHYPTFLWRNRVKEPQPGNTRSLTGETYSQDQFVSEACAFIKNNSDGPFFVFMPMVVPHLSIQVPEESLQPYLETIEEADYVHKGYLQHPHPRAGYAAMVTHMDAGIGQVIDQVESLGLTGDTLFLFTSDNGPTYDRLGGSDSDFFQSAGPLKGLKGQMDEGGIRIPLVASWQGHIAGPRQSDWIGAWWDFLPTLCEVAGQTPPAAIDGVSFLPTLLGDAQEQPEHEFLYWESPGYSGQQAVRLGEWKAIRKGLSKRPKRGEPIPSWQLYNLDSDIGETTDVAAEHPEVIARVESIAAREHTPSDQFPLRAID; this is encoded by the coding sequence ATGCGGCATATCACTCTCTTTTTACTCGTCTCGCTGACGTGGTTTTCGCAGTCCGACGCGCTCGCCGAGCGGCCTCAGGATGCACCGCCGAACATCGTGCTCTTTGTGGCCGATGATCTGGGCTATGCCGAACTGGGATGCTATGGCCAGAAAATCATTCGTACCCCACGAATTGATGAGATGGCGAGCCAGGGAATTCGATTCACGAATTTTTATAGCGGCAATGCGGTCTGTGCCCCCAGCCGCTGTTGTCTGATGACAGGCAAGCATCCTGGCCACGCCTTCGTTCGTGGGAACGCGAATCCGAAGCACGATCCGGAGTTTGCCAAACAGATGGGCTTCGAATTCCCCGGTCAAATCCCCATTCCAGCCGACGAAATCACCTTGGCGGAACTGCTCCAGCAGCGCGGCTACGCAACGGGTGCCTTCGGCAAGTGGGGACTCGGCCATTTCGGCACCTCGGGTGATCCGAATACCAACGGCTTCGACCTCTTCTATGGTTATAACTGCCAAGTCCACGCGCACAGTCACTACCCGACGTTCCTGTGGCGGAATCGTGTGAAAGAACCGCAACCGGGCAATACGCGTTCACTGACCGGAGAAACCTATTCGCAGGACCAGTTTGTCAGTGAAGCGTGCGCCTTTATCAAGAACAATTCCGACGGGCCGTTTTTTGTCTTCATGCCGATGGTCGTGCCCCACCTCTCGATCCAGGTTCCAGAGGAGTCGCTTCAGCCCTATCTCGAAACGATTGAGGAAGCGGACTATGTGCACAAAGGGTATCTGCAGCATCCCCATCCGCGAGCAGGCTACGCCGCCATGGTCACCCACATGGACGCTGGTATCGGACAGGTGATCGATCAAGTCGAGTCGCTTGGTTTGACCGGTGATACGTTGTTTCTATTCACTTCCGATAACGGACCCACCTACGATCGGCTGGGAGGATCGGACAGCGATTTCTTTCAATCAGCCGGACCGCTCAAGGGATTGAAGGGCCAGATGGATGAGGGTGGGATTCGGATCCCGTTGGTTGCAAGTTGGCAGGGACACATCGCCGGACCCCGGCAAAGCGACTGGATCGGTGCGTGGTGGGACTTTTTGCCAACGCTCTGCGAAGTCGCTGGGCAAACGCCACCGGCGGCAATTGATGGTGTCAGTTTCTTGCCCACGCTATTGGGTGATGCTCAGGAGCAACCCGAGCATGAGTTCCTGTACTGGGAATCGCCCGGTTACTCTGGCCAGCAAGCAGTCCGCCTGGGAGAGTGGAAGGCGATTCGCAAGGGATTGTCAAAGCGGCCCAAACGCGGCGAGCCGATCCCAAGTTGGCAACTCTACAATCTCGATAGTGATATTGGGGAAACTACCGACGTCGCCGCCGAGCATCCTGAGGTGATCGCCAGAGTCGAATCGATCGCTGCTCGCGAGCACACGCCCAGCGACCAGTTCCCATTGCGTGCGATCGACTGA
- a CDS encoding arylsulfatase, with the protein MNHISSPLRLMYAFVSFAATQILLPAIAFADLSQSPPNVILILADDLAIGDLGAMDGHASRTPQLDRLASQSVRFENAYSGSCVCAPARAALLTGRYPHRTGVVTLNMNKYPQLTQLRRDEVTIADMLAGAGYRTGLIGKWHLGNGPEFQPRERGFKVSEYFSGSSDMSYFDYVLDINGKRQRVNDGTYLTDDLSDRAIEFVRENRDQPFFLHLAHYAPHRPLQAPEDLIELYRAQGYNDSTATIYAMINVMDRGIGRLLDELDSLQLSNRTIVIFTSDNGPDPVTGQRFNHGMRGTKYQVYEGGIRVPLFVQWQGHFQPGARTQRIHFVDLLPTILGLCNVDLTHQNSLDGESFLPVLQDSTSPFAPIRFWQWNRGNPNYTHNAAIRDGRFKLVRPYVTRSDKISDSTLPPSLYDLETDPTESEDVSHRHPAVTSRLAGQLQSWTVDIENDRTRPQSQK; encoded by the coding sequence ATGAATCATATCAGTTCCCCTCTTCGACTGATGTACGCCTTCGTATCGTTTGCTGCCACACAAATCCTACTGCCGGCGATTGCGTTTGCGGATCTGTCTCAGTCGCCGCCGAATGTCATTCTGATTCTTGCCGATGATTTGGCGATCGGCGATTTGGGTGCGATGGACGGCCATGCATCGCGCACGCCGCAACTGGATCGGTTGGCATCGCAGAGTGTTCGGTTTGAGAACGCCTACAGCGGTTCGTGTGTCTGTGCGCCCGCTCGGGCTGCTTTGTTAACGGGACGGTATCCCCACCGAACCGGCGTCGTTACGCTCAATATGAACAAATATCCGCAACTGACACAGTTGCGGCGTGACGAGGTTACGATCGCAGACATGTTGGCCGGTGCGGGCTATCGAACCGGTTTGATTGGTAAGTGGCACTTGGGAAACGGGCCTGAGTTTCAACCGCGAGAACGAGGTTTTAAGGTCTCCGAGTACTTCAGTGGCTCGTCCGACATGAGCTACTTTGATTACGTTCTCGACATCAATGGAAAAAGGCAGCGGGTCAACGACGGAACCTATTTGACCGACGACTTGTCCGATCGAGCCATCGAGTTTGTCAGGGAAAATCGCGATCAGCCTTTCTTCTTGCATTTAGCCCACTATGCACCTCATCGCCCGCTGCAGGCTCCCGAAGATCTCATTGAGTTGTATCGCGCGCAGGGGTACAACGACTCAACAGCGACGATTTATGCCATGATCAACGTCATGGACCGTGGTATTGGACGACTGCTCGATGAATTGGATTCGTTGCAGTTGTCCAACCGGACCATCGTGATTTTCACTAGTGACAATGGCCCAGATCCCGTGACGGGTCAGCGGTTCAATCACGGCATGCGAGGAACCAAGTATCAAGTTTACGAGGGCGGGATTCGGGTTCCGCTCTTCGTCCAATGGCAGGGCCATTTCCAGCCAGGGGCTCGAACCCAGCGAATTCATTTTGTCGATCTGTTGCCGACGATCCTTGGCCTCTGTAATGTCGATTTGACGCATCAGAACTCGCTCGATGGCGAGAGTTTTTTACCGGTGCTTCAGGATTCGACTAGCCCATTTGCGCCGATCCGATTCTGGCAGTGGAACCGAGGAAACCCGAACTACACGCACAACGCGGCAATTCGTGACGGGCGTTTCAAGTTGGTTCGTCCCTATGTGACGAGAAGTGACAAAATCTCTGATTCTACATTGCCGCCCTCGCTCTACGATTTAGAAACCGATCCCACCGAGAGCGAGGACGTCTCTCACCGGCATCCTGCTGTCACCAGTCGACTGGCCGGTCAGTTACAGTCGTGGACTGTCGATATTGAGAATGACCGCACCCGCCCGCAAAGCCAAAAATAG
- a CDS encoding sulfatase — translation MIYRITLACLLLTVLTQQLEAASPRIVLILVDDLGWSDLGCYGHPYHRTPHIDALASQGIRFTDAYSPAPICSAARASILTGKAVPRLHFEFVTKSKPGLQKIDARVPLQSPPITLNLPLAERTIAERLRDEDYLTAFFGKWHVNQHFQGRYLAWDPKFGPQKQGFEVAVEDFGDHPYAWGKQGTPGPLPEGRFPTDSLIDSAADFLGEPHAQPFFAMVSLYHVHTPVKNRTRWLIEQYNDRIPRDAINRDQRLEYAAFVETLDHHVGTLLSAIDASGKADDTLVVFMSDNGGHPEFCSNAPLRGSKWNLYEGGIRVPLIARWPGKVTPESECHTPVIGYDLLPTFVEIAGGQTNDVDGESFASLLTSPSAELPRQLVWSFPYYHPETGYAAALDEIGINDFAVSKTRPQAALRRGNYKLLQFYEDERVELYDLDADISEQHDLSRRNPQLAEDLATQLRSTLDRMNARLAVPKP, via the coding sequence ATGATTTATCGTATCACGTTGGCCTGCCTGCTGTTGACGGTGCTGACGCAGCAACTGGAGGCAGCGTCTCCTCGCATTGTATTGATCTTAGTGGATGATTTGGGATGGTCTGATCTGGGCTGTTATGGGCACCCCTATCACCGTACTCCTCACATCGATGCACTCGCATCCCAAGGCATACGATTTACAGATGCTTATTCGCCTGCGCCTATTTGTTCTGCGGCACGCGCAAGCATCCTGACTGGAAAAGCGGTCCCGCGTCTACACTTCGAATTCGTCACGAAGTCGAAACCTGGGCTCCAAAAAATCGACGCCAGGGTGCCATTGCAGTCGCCTCCGATCACGCTGAATCTACCCCTGGCCGAACGTACGATTGCCGAGCGATTGAGGGACGAAGATTACCTGACGGCATTTTTTGGGAAGTGGCACGTCAATCAACATTTTCAAGGGCGCTACCTCGCTTGGGATCCAAAATTTGGGCCACAGAAACAAGGGTTTGAGGTTGCAGTAGAAGACTTTGGCGATCATCCCTATGCATGGGGCAAGCAGGGCACACCCGGCCCTCTACCTGAGGGGAGGTTCCCTACGGACTCGCTCATTGATTCAGCGGCTGACTTTTTGGGCGAGCCCCATGCCCAGCCATTCTTCGCGATGGTATCGCTCTATCATGTTCATACGCCCGTCAAGAATCGGACTCGGTGGTTGATCGAACAATACAATGATCGTATCCCGCGTGATGCTATCAATCGCGATCAACGACTCGAGTATGCTGCTTTTGTCGAGACACTCGACCATCATGTGGGCACGCTACTCAGCGCCATTGACGCCTCGGGTAAGGCTGACGATACGCTGGTTGTTTTCATGTCCGATAATGGTGGCCACCCTGAATTTTGTTCCAATGCGCCGCTGCGTGGTTCCAAATGGAATCTATATGAAGGTGGGATTCGGGTGCCATTGATCGCTCGATGGCCTGGCAAAGTGACCCCGGAGTCGGAGTGTCACACACCTGTCATCGGCTACGACCTGCTGCCGACGTTTGTTGAGATCGCGGGTGGTCAAACCAACGATGTTGATGGGGAAAGTTTCGCATCACTATTGACGAGTCCGAGTGCCGAACTCCCTCGACAGTTGGTGTGGTCGTTTCCTTACTACCATCCGGAAACGGGGTATGCAGCAGCCTTGGACGAGATTGGGATAAACGATTTTGCTGTTAGTAAAACACGGCCGCAGGCTGCCCTCCGCCGCGGTAACTATAAATTGCTGCAGTTCTATGAGGACGAGCGAGTGGAATTGTATGATTTGGACGCTGATATTTCTGAGCAGCATGACCTGAGTCGCCGCAACCCGCAGTTGGCCGAGGATCTCGCAACTCAACTACGATCGACTCTTGATCGGATGAACGCTCGCCTCGCCGTGCCGAAGCCATAG
- a CDS encoding sulfatase — MFRSNRLHHTVPVVRLSLYNSLFVWGLATAGCVLFAACLHRANAQDVPTASQMNVLFIAVDDMRVELGCYGSPIVQSPHLDGLAERSLVFDRAYCQQSVCNPSRASMLTGLRLDTLGIGDLETHFRQRDPSIVTLPQLFKNNDYQAHGIGKIFHNFRQDEFQGDRASWSVEQQLHYGNHNKNPAEVEGVLPADQAGVARAERRDVPDDAYWDGQIADLAVERLRELRGEPFFLGVGFWKPHLPFNAPAKYWDQYDFDQVGMPVNPLPPENVPALAMHDGKELMRNFPDGLTDDQVRLFRHGYYAAISYVDAQIGKVLDELDRLGLRESTIVVFWSDHGFHLGEHDLWCKTSNFELDARVPLMISVPGSPSQAQRTDALVELLDVYPTLADLCGLTPPDNLEGLSMQPILDDPRATIHDAVLTQHPRPPYAQKNRPFTEMGYSIRTPGYRYTQWLDLASGNVVATELYDHGQNPLETVNLSGRDNVAAIERVLAKKLEGLARIDTFREASQ, encoded by the coding sequence ATGTTCCGATCAAATCGGCTTCACCATACCGTCCCCGTGGTGCGTTTGTCTTTGTATAACAGCCTCTTCGTCTGGGGGCTCGCGACTGCCGGGTGTGTCCTCTTCGCTGCTTGCCTCCATCGTGCCAATGCCCAAGACGTGCCGACGGCTTCCCAGATGAACGTCTTGTTCATTGCAGTCGACGACATGCGAGTGGAACTTGGTTGTTATGGATCACCGATTGTCCAATCACCCCATTTGGATGGATTGGCCGAGCGGAGTTTGGTCTTCGATCGTGCTTACTGCCAGCAATCGGTGTGCAATCCTTCGCGAGCGTCGATGCTCACCGGTCTGCGGTTGGACACGTTAGGGATTGGAGATTTGGAAACGCATTTTCGACAGCGGGATCCCAGTATCGTCACGCTGCCGCAGCTATTTAAAAATAACGACTATCAAGCCCATGGCATTGGGAAGATTTTCCATAACTTTCGGCAGGACGAATTCCAAGGTGACCGAGCTTCGTGGAGTGTGGAGCAGCAGTTGCACTACGGGAATCACAATAAGAATCCTGCTGAGGTCGAAGGTGTACTGCCTGCTGATCAGGCCGGTGTTGCTCGAGCCGAACGACGTGACGTGCCTGATGATGCCTACTGGGACGGCCAGATTGCGGACCTTGCTGTCGAGCGTCTTCGTGAACTACGCGGCGAACCGTTCTTCCTGGGGGTTGGGTTTTGGAAGCCACACTTGCCGTTCAACGCGCCGGCCAAGTATTGGGATCAATATGATTTCGACCAAGTCGGTATGCCCGTCAATCCGCTGCCACCTGAGAACGTGCCCGCCTTGGCAATGCATGATGGCAAGGAGTTGATGAGAAATTTCCCTGATGGATTGACAGACGATCAAGTTCGCCTGTTTCGCCATGGCTATTACGCAGCGATCAGTTACGTCGATGCGCAGATTGGCAAGGTATTGGACGAGCTGGATCGACTCGGGTTGCGTGAATCCACGATTGTTGTGTTCTGGTCTGATCATGGGTTCCACTTAGGTGAGCATGATCTGTGGTGCAAGACATCTAATTTCGAGCTCGATGCTCGCGTTCCTCTGATGATCTCGGTTCCTGGCAGCCCGAGCCAAGCACAACGGACTGACGCTTTGGTCGAGTTGCTCGACGTCTATCCAACCCTTGCGGATCTCTGTGGTCTGACGCCCCCCGATAATCTGGAAGGCTTGAGTATGCAGCCCATCCTTGACGACCCACGGGCGACGATCCACGACGCGGTGCTCACTCAACATCCACGGCCCCCCTACGCTCAAAAGAATCGCCCTTTCACTGAAATGGGATACTCCATCCGCACGCCCGGATATCGCTACACGCAGTGGCTGGACCTTGCGTCGGGAAATGTCGTCGCCACGGAATTGTACGATCACGGGCAGAATCCCCTGGAAACCGTTAACTTGTCCGGTCGCGACAACGTTGCGGCCATCGAGCGTGTACTCGCCAAGAAGCTCGAAGGCCTCGCTCGCATCGATACCTTTCGTGAGGCCAGTCAATGA